Part of the Cytobacillus sp. IB215665 genome, GGGGAAATAATAAAGTTTAATAATCAAACAATAGAAATGGAAGTTAAACAAGGTGTTTTTTTTGAACAAGGAAACACTGGAAATATTATTCTAAGCTATGGAAAGTCGGTTGATAAAAGCAACTTGGAAAAGGGTAAGAAGTTTAAAGTATGGATAGATGGTGAAGTTTTAGATAGTAGCCCAATGCAAGCAACTATTGGAAAGATTGAAGTTTATGATTAACATACTTGGTCTAATAAGACAATGAATATTAAGTTAGATTAGTTCTACATAAAACTCATGGAATGTGGTAGAAGCAAACTTCCCATGCAAG contains:
- a CDS encoding DUF3221 domain-containing protein — encoded protein: MTLRISLLIFTIFMLLSGCNSNEEYAAESDFIGEIIKFNNQTIEMEVKQGVFFEQGNTGNIILSYGKSVDKSNLEKGKKFKVWIDGEVLDSSPMQATIGKIEVYD